GGGCAGCCGGTATATTTACGTCCTGTGAGACCGGCATCACCTCCATGGACGGATACATACACCCGTGCCGGAACGGCTGTCGCCGTCGGGCGCCGGGCGCGCTCCGGCAGCGCTGCATACAGAGCGAGACCGACGAAGACGACCTTTTGGGCCCCGGAGAGGGACCGGCGGGGACGGGATGAGATGGACCACGATCACGAGCACGCCGGGCGAGAGCCTGATACGCATCCAGCTGAGGCGGGCCGAAAGACGCCGCCGGAGGGGAGTCGGCCCCCGGGCTCAGGACGTCCCGTCCATCGCACACACCGCCACGCCCTCGAGGACTTCCGGCGGCGGTTCATCGTCTCGACGATACTGACGGTCCCGATCCTCCTCCTTTCTCCGCCGGTCCAGGCGCTCCTCGGGATCGTCATCGTGTTCCCGGGCTCGGATTACCTCCTCCTTGTTCTTGCGACCGCCGTCTACCTCTACGGCGGCTGGCCGTTTCTCACCGGCATCGTGCGCGAGATCCGGGACCGGATGCCCGGGATGATGACGCTCATCGCCGTCGCGATCACCGTCGCCTACGTCTACAGTTCGGCGGTCGTCCTCGGTATCGTCGGCGGGGAAGGGTTCTTCTGGGAACTCGCCACCCTGATCGACATCATGCTCCTCGGGCACTGGGTGGAGATGCGCTCGGTCCTCGGGGCGTCGAGGGCGCTCGAGGAGCTGGTCCGGATCATGCCCTCAGAGGCGCACCGCGTCCGGGACGCCGGCACCGAGGACGTGCCCGTGGACCGGCTCGCACCGGGCGACCGGGTCCTCGTCCGGCCCGGGGAGAAGGTCCCGGTGGACGGCGTGGTTGTCGAGGGTGCGACGAGCGTCAACGAAGCGATGCTCACCGGGGAGTCGAAACCGGTGGAGAAGCGCCCGGGTGACGGGGTCATAGGCGGGGCGATCAACGGCGAAGGCTCGATCGTCGTCGAGGTCAGAAAGACGGGTGCGGAGACCTACCTCGCCCAGGTGATCGACCTTGTGCACAGGGCGCAGGAGAGCCGGTCCCGGACCCAGGACCTCGCAGACCGGGCGGCGTTCCTCCTGGTGGCGATCGCCCTCTCGGTCGGTGCGGTGACGTTTGCGGTATGGTTCGCCGTCGGAGAGAGTACCGGATTTGCGGTGGAGCGGGCCGCGACCGTGATGGTCATCGCCTGCCCCCACGCGCTCGGCCTTGCCGTCCCGCTCGTGGTCGCGGTCTCGACGGCGCTTGCCGCCCGGTCCGGGTTCCTGATCCGCGATCGGAGCGCGTTTGAGCGGGCAAAAGACCTCACAGCAGTCGTCTTCGACAAGACCGGCACCCTGACGACGGGGAGATTCGGGGTCACGGATGTCCTCGCCTTCGGCGGCGCCGCGGAAGACGACGTGGTCCGGGCGACGGCATCGGTGGAGGCACATTCCGAGCACCCGATCGCCCGGGGCGTGGTCCGGAGCGCGGAAGAACGGGGCATTTCCCTGCTCCCGCTCGAAAACTTCCGGGCGATCCCGGGAGTCGGCGTCGAGGGAAAGGCAGGCGGCCGGACCGTCCGGGTGGTCGGTCCTGGCTATCTCGCAGAGCAGGGCATAGCGGCCGGGGACGAGCGGGTCGGAACGCTCCAGCGGCAGGGCAAGACCGTCGTCTTCCTGCTCGAGGACGATCGGCTCACCGGCGCGATCGCGCTCGCCGACATCATCCGGCCGGAGTCGCGGGAGGGGGTCGGCCGGCTCAAAGCGATGGGCATCCGGTGCATGATGCTGACCGGGGACAACCGTGACGTCGCCGCGTGGGTGGCGGGGGAACTGGGTCTCGACGAGTTCTTCGCCGGGGTCCTGCCTCACGAGAAGGCAGCAAAGATCCGGGAGGTGCAGCGCCGCTACCGGGTGGCGATGGTGGGTGACGGGATCAACGACGCCCCGGCGCTCGTCCAGGCCGATGTGGGCATCGCCATCGGGGCCGGGACCGATGTTGCTGTCGAGAGCGCCGACATCGTCCTCGTGAAGAGCGATCCGCGGGACGCGGCGGCGGTCATCGACCTTGCAAGGAAGACCTACCGGAAGATGTTTCAGAACCTTCTCTGGGCGACCGGCTACAATGCCGTCGCCATCCCGCTCGCCGCCGGCGTGCTGATCGGTGCCGGTATCGTCCTCACTCCGGCCGTTGGGGCGGTGCTGATGAGCGCAAGCACCGTGATCGTCGCGATCAACGCCCGGCTGCTCCGGGTATAGGGGCGGTCCCCGCACCACTTCCCGGGTGATCGATTGAACCGGGAAGCTCAATGCGGTCAAATAGGGGAGCAGGGCCAGTAGGTATCGGAGGTACGTTACTCATGAAACGCGACACTACAATCCGAATCTTCTCCCTGCTGATCGCCCTCGCCGTGGTGGTTCCTGCCGTGCAGGCCGCCCTCACGGTCGATGCAGGGAGCGACCGCACCGTGCTTGCCGGGGAGCCGGTCACTATTCTCGCGACCTGCAACGACACCGATGTCTTCGATGCGATGAACCTCTCCGCTTCCATCGACTGGAGCACAGGAGCGACGGATGCCGGGATCGTGCAGGACGACGAGCATAACGGCACCATACAGGCCACCCACACCTACCTCGCCGCCGGCACCTACGCCGTCACGGTGAAGGTCGCAAACAACGCCACTGGCGCCGTCGCCTGCGATACCCTGAACGTGACCGTGAGCCCGCAGCAGGCGGAGGTGAAGGTCGTCCCGAAGACGCTGAACCAGAAGAGCAACGGTGTCATGACCGTCTTTGTCAGCCTTGCGGAATGGCTCGGGTTTGCCGGCGCCGACCGCACGAACGTGACGGTGTCGGACCCCTCGGAGTTCGCAATCGGGAACGCAACGCCGGAGAAGGTCAACTTCTGCATGAAGGACGGCGGCACGCTCATCCTGAAGTACCGGCGGCAGGACCTCGACCTCGCCACCGGCGACGGCAACCTGACCGTGACCGGCAGCGCCGTGACGGAGGAAGGGAACGTCTCGGTGGCCGGCACCGGTGCCGTCTCCGTGATCAACCCGGGTAACGGCAAAAAAGGGGAGAACGATGACGGCTACGCCTGGGCCGCCATGGTGAAGGAGAACGCGAAAGAGAAGGTGAAGAACCAGAAAGAGTTCCGTGAAGAGCAGCAGAAAGGCAACGGAAAAGCTAAAGGACAGGCGCTGTAACGGCGCACCGGAGGGTCCGGGGGGCACCCTCCTTCCTCCTGTTGCTATAAAGGCCCGAGCAGGACCCCAGGCCCGGGATCAATTCTCTTATCGCTTATCGAGTCAACCTGTATGCACATGGGACGCTACGCCAGCGGCGACGTAGTTTTAGCCTCCGTCCGCATCGGGGGTATCGGCGAACGGAAGGTGCGGCCGGTGGTCGTCGTTACGGCAGAAGAGAGCAGAGACCTGCTCATCTGCCCGGTATCGAGCAGCCCCTCCACCGACGGAATTTCCGTCCCGCTCTCGCTCGACGACTTCGCCCGCGGCGGGCTCGACCTCTTTGCAGAGAGCTACGCTCTCGCCGCACACGCCGCCACCATCAGGACGAAGGACGTCGTCGGAAAGAAAGGCTCTCTCCTGCCGGAGACGCTCGCCGCCATCCGGGAGGCCATGCCGGGGATGCACGATAAGAGGGGCCGGAGAAGGTGAAGGCGTGGCAGGCGTTTGCCCGCCCACTCAGAGTTCGTACCGCTTCAAAAACTCCCGGATCTTCCGGGACTCCATCCATTCCCGGTCCAGCAGGTTGATCTGCATATTGATCCTCCGGACCTGCTCCCGGAGCTTCTCTGCGGTCACATCGTCGTCGAGCAGGTCCGCGACCCCCATGACCACCTGGAGTGGGTGGCGGACATGGTCGGCGAGGACGGCGAACTGCGCGATGTTTCGCTCGGTCATATCGAACGCCTGTTCCCGTAGCCGCTCGTACAGGATCCGCTCGGAGATGTCCCTGCCGATTGCCTGGAACCCCACGATCGCCCTCTTCTCGACGATCGGCGACTCGTTCAGTTCCAGTATGACGGTCTCCCCGTCCTTCCGCCTGACCCCGACCTGAAGCGCTTCGACCTGCTCGCCCCGGAGCACCTTCCGGCGCCCCTCCTCCCAGACAGGAAGGCTTGACGGGAGGATGTAATCCTCCCATTCGGTTCCTACCATCTCCTCGGGAGAGTACCCGAGTATTCGCTCCATCGCCGGCGAGACGTAGTTCAGCCCGTCGGCCAGATACGACGTGACGATGAGATCGAAACTCCGCTGGGCGATCCCACGGAACTTCTCCTCGCTCTCCTCGAGCGCCGCTTCTACCTGCAACCGCTCGATAATCCGGCCGAGCCGCTTCGTGACGGCGTCAAGCAGCATCTGCTCTTCCTGCAGGAACGGCCCTTCAACCGCCTCCGGTTTCTCGCAGTTGTATCCGACCTCAACCTCGCCGACCTGGACGCCGCGGACGACGATCGGGCTGCTCTGCCTCCAGTGGGTCTCACCCGGGTTGCCCCGGCTGTACTCCCGGCCGTCGACGGTGATCCGTACCGCGGTACCGTCGGGGTATTGCCAGCCGGGGGGGAGAGTATCGACAACCGCCTGCAGGAGCGTTTCAAGCGTTATCCCCGGAACCTCGACGAGGTGCGTGATGGTGTAGAGGCACCGGAGTTCGTTCATCCGTTTCTTCAGCTCGAACGTCTTCTCCCGGAGCTCCTCCTCTGTCCGGTTGCGTTCGGTCACATCGAAGGCCGTTCCGGTGACGCCGACAATCCTGCCGTCTGCATCCCGGAGCGGCTTTAATGTCAGATCCCGGACACGAGGATCGCCTGCGACGGTGAACGTCACCGCCGCCCGCACGGTCTCTCCCGTCTCAAGAACCCGGCGCTTGAGTGCAGTGAGGAGCGCGGCATTGTCGGGAAAGACCTCCTCGTCCCGCATGCCGATGATGGACAGATCCGTGGGTCCCAGCTGCTGGTTATACGACCAGGTGTAGCGGAGGTCCTTATCCTGCGCAAAGACGACCATCGGTGATTGGTCGAGCGCGGCCCTGAAGTGGTGTGCATTCAGATCCGCCGTGGCATCCCGGACCCTGATGAACCGCTGCCCGTCGGA
This portion of the Methanoculleus oceani genome encodes:
- a CDS encoding copper-translocating P-type ATPase, with protein sequence MDHDHEHAGREPDTHPAEAGRKTPPEGSRPPGSGRPVHRTHRHALEDFRRRFIVSTILTVPILLLSPPVQALLGIVIVFPGSDYLLLVLATAVYLYGGWPFLTGIVREIRDRMPGMMTLIAVAITVAYVYSSAVVLGIVGGEGFFWELATLIDIMLLGHWVEMRSVLGASRALEELVRIMPSEAHRVRDAGTEDVPVDRLAPGDRVLVRPGEKVPVDGVVVEGATSVNEAMLTGESKPVEKRPGDGVIGGAINGEGSIVVEVRKTGAETYLAQVIDLVHRAQESRSRTQDLADRAAFLLVAIALSVGAVTFAVWFAVGESTGFAVERAATVMVIACPHALGLAVPLVVAVSTALAARSGFLIRDRSAFERAKDLTAVVFDKTGTLTTGRFGVTDVLAFGGAAEDDVVRATASVEAHSEHPIARGVVRSAEERGISLLPLENFRAIPGVGVEGKAGGRTVRVVGPGYLAEQGIAAGDERVGTLQRQGKTVVFLLEDDRLTGAIALADIIRPESREGVGRLKAMGIRCMMLTGDNRDVAAWVAGELGLDEFFAGVLPHEKAAKIREVQRRYRVAMVGDGINDAPALVQADVGIAIGAGTDVAVESADIVLVKSDPRDAAAVIDLARKTYRKMFQNLLWATGYNAVAIPLAAGVLIGAGIVLTPAVGAVLMSASTVIVAINARLLRV
- a CDS encoding PKD domain-containing protein — its product is MKRDTTIRIFSLLIALAVVVPAVQAALTVDAGSDRTVLAGEPVTILATCNDTDVFDAMNLSASIDWSTGATDAGIVQDDEHNGTIQATHTYLAAGTYAVTVKVANNATGAVACDTLNVTVSPQQAEVKVVPKTLNQKSNGVMTVFVSLAEWLGFAGADRTNVTVSDPSEFAIGNATPEKVNFCMKDGGTLILKYRRQDLDLATGDGNLTVTGSAVTEEGNVSVAGTGAVSVINPGNGKKGENDDGYAWAAMVKENAKEKVKNQKEFREEQQKGNGKAKGQAL
- a CDS encoding type II toxin-antitoxin system PemK/MazF family toxin, whose protein sequence is MGRYASGDVVLASVRIGGIGERKVRPVVVVTAEESRDLLICPVSSSPSTDGISVPLSLDDFARGGLDLFAESYALAAHAATIRTKDVVGKKGSLLPETLAAIREAMPGMHDKRGRRR
- a CDS encoding PAS domain-containing protein — encoded protein: MTDSHPDRAPCDRAVLDTLDDGLLVVSDDRRVRWHNPALARTLAIREEDAVGMDVRSLFGTYLLPILEDENSARLLREALENGADLPAFLCRARTPDGTRRWLSISGMPISDGQRFIRVRDATADLNAHHFRAALDQSPMVVFAQDKDLRYTWSYNQQLGPTDLSIIGMRDEEVFPDNAALLTALKRRVLETGETVRAAVTFTVAGDPRVRDLTLKPLRDADGRIVGVTGTAFDVTERNRTEEELREKTFELKKRMNELRCLYTITHLVEVPGITLETLLQAVVDTLPPGWQYPDGTAVRITVDGREYSRGNPGETHWRQSSPIVVRGVQVGEVEVGYNCEKPEAVEGPFLQEEQMLLDAVTKRLGRIIERLQVEAALEESEEKFRGIAQRSFDLIVTSYLADGLNYVSPAMERILGYSPEEMVGTEWEDYILPSSLPVWEEGRRKVLRGEQVEALQVGVRRKDGETVILELNESPIVEKRAIVGFQAIGRDISERILYERLREQAFDMTERNIAQFAVLADHVRHPLQVVMGVADLLDDDVTAEKLREQVRRINMQINLLDREWMESRKIREFLKRYEL